A part of Streptomyces sp. NBC_01210 genomic DNA contains:
- a CDS encoding DUF6328 family protein has translation MEQGRSGRERGRDETPEERADRLWVELLQELRVAQTGVQVLFGFLLTVAFQARFAGLSDTDRDIYTVTILLGAATTGALIGPVSIHRLLTGRRLKPETVQWASRLTLVGLFLLLCTMASSLLLILRLVVDDALALLLVAAMVVWFVICWVALPLWAHATNPPGK, from the coding sequence ATGGAGCAAGGCAGAAGCGGTCGTGAGCGCGGTCGGGACGAGACACCGGAGGAACGGGCGGACCGGCTGTGGGTTGAACTGCTGCAGGAATTGCGAGTTGCCCAGACAGGTGTGCAAGTCCTGTTTGGATTCCTGCTCACGGTGGCGTTCCAGGCCCGTTTCGCCGGCCTGTCCGACACCGACCGCGATATCTATACGGTCACCATTCTGCTGGGGGCGGCGACGACCGGAGCTCTCATCGGTCCCGTGTCCATCCATCGGCTCCTCACCGGCCGGCGGCTCAAACCGGAGACCGTCCAATGGGCCTCCCGCCTCACGCTTGTCGGACTGTTTCTGCTGCTGTGCACGATGGCGTCGTCGCTGCTGCTGATCCTGCGACTGGTCGTGGACGACGCGCTCGCCCTGTTGCTGGTGGCCGCAATGGTCGTCTGGTTCGTCATCTGCTGGGTCGCCCTGCCGCTCTGGGCCCACGCCACGA